The following are encoded in a window of Bdellovibrio svalbardensis genomic DNA:
- a CDS encoding TIGR02147 family protein, translating into MHSDLVGVDTDSRKNFHPKTTIIVYRWCGSSHALFITFISIIRATLLRSLPMNVQEFILEQFNQRRIKNPRFSLRAFAKMLEMDPSSLSKVLKGKRIPSPDTAQRWISRLSLNTEEAQLLLQLTTAPRPKKKNGLKFVQMPAEVFESNYDWYFPILLEASSIKAYNENPSLVAKALGISVEKLASDIEILKILKQLRISSKNSAMLQRNHNTTVHLPLTSQKRRQIQQKYLQLAEAALNEVPFEERDNTTLTVSLSKNDIGEIKAILKKARRRVNHFALAREESADCVYNLTMALYPILKG; encoded by the coding sequence ATGCACTCCGACCTCGTCGGAGTAGACACGGATTCGAGAAAAAATTTCCACCCCAAAACCACTATAATCGTTTATAGGTGGTGTGGCTCGAGCCACGCATTATTTATAACTTTTATTTCAATAATACGAGCCACACTGCTAAGATCCCTGCCCATGAACGTGCAGGAATTTATATTAGAACAGTTCAATCAAAGAAGAATCAAGAACCCCCGGTTTTCACTTCGGGCATTTGCCAAAATGTTGGAAATGGATCCGAGTTCTCTCAGTAAAGTTCTTAAGGGAAAGCGCATCCCGTCTCCTGACACTGCTCAAAGATGGATCAGCCGCCTGAGCCTTAACACCGAAGAAGCTCAACTTCTTCTACAGCTAACAACTGCGCCACGTCCTAAAAAGAAAAACGGTCTTAAATTTGTGCAGATGCCTGCGGAGGTCTTTGAAAGCAATTACGACTGGTATTTTCCGATTCTGCTCGAAGCCTCTTCGATCAAAGCTTACAATGAAAATCCATCTTTGGTTGCCAAAGCCTTGGGAATCAGTGTTGAAAAGCTCGCAAGCGATATCGAAATTCTTAAGATCCTGAAGCAGCTTCGCATCAGTTCAAAAAACTCTGCAATGCTTCAACGTAATCACAACACCACAGTGCATTTGCCCCTGACTTCACAAAAACGACGTCAGATTCAGCAAAAATATCTTCAACTGGCAGAAGCAGCTTTGAACGAAGTCCCTTTTGAAGAACGAGACAACACGACTTTAACAGTCTCTCTATCGAAGAACGATATCGGAGAGATCAAAGCAATTTTGAAAAAAGCCCGAAGACGCGTAAACCATTTTGCCCTAGCTCGGGAAGAATCCGCGGACTGCGTTTACAACCTAACCATGGCTCTTTATCCCATTCTTAAAGGTTAA
- a CDS encoding KH domain-containing protein, producing MSLQVTLSGTEISDTFAPTTSQECVRKETGALLKTLLQRIVKNPDDVLVTCMTGERTTVFNIAVHLDDYRYLLGKKGTTINSLRVVLRAIMARHQIRVVLEAPHTPHMGSSQSDY from the coding sequence ATGTCGTTGCAAGTGACTCTTTCCGGAACAGAAATTTCAGATACTTTTGCTCCTACGACTTCGCAAGAATGTGTTCGCAAAGAAACAGGCGCACTTCTTAAAACTCTTCTACAACGAATCGTAAAAAATCCCGACGATGTTCTTGTGACTTGCATGACGGGTGAACGCACAACTGTTTTCAACATTGCCGTTCATTTGGATGACTATCGTTATCTGCTAGGAAAAAAAGGAACTACAATTAACAGCCTCCGAGTCGTTCTACGTGCAATCATGGCTCGCCATCAAATCCGTGTCGTTTTAGAAGCCCCCCACACTCCTCATATGGGAAGCTCGCAATCAGATTACTAG
- a CDS encoding TIGR02147 family protein: MTSMTVQQFMQIQLLRRQEKNAKFSLRSFARLLETDPSSLSKVLNGLRIPSEETIEKWVSKLKLSDEEAGALRGAALNANAFNPLSCEFFESTYSWVHPILLESMKLPNSLNRITHLAKYFGMTPEQLQQTIEFLAQNKILYKNPQGQGYLPTNLTTIPIPYTTNLRRNLQKKYLQLALNAVEEVPFEKRDNSTLTVAVHSDDLPAIRDIIREAQNKINKLSEKRKDQVNTVYNFSSALYPVIEESHR; this comes from the coding sequence ATGACCAGCATGACAGTTCAGCAATTCATGCAAATCCAGCTCCTGCGCCGCCAAGAGAAGAACGCCAAGTTTTCTCTAAGATCCTTTGCACGCTTGCTTGAGACAGACCCAAGCTCGTTATCAAAAGTTCTTAACGGCCTCCGTATTCCTTCTGAAGAAACGATCGAAAAATGGGTCAGCAAATTAAAACTTTCTGATGAAGAAGCTGGCGCACTTCGTGGAGCCGCATTAAATGCGAACGCGTTCAATCCACTCAGTTGCGAATTCTTTGAGTCCACATACAGCTGGGTGCATCCGATTTTATTGGAATCCATGAAGCTTCCAAACTCGCTCAATCGAATCACTCACTTGGCGAAGTATTTCGGAATGACACCTGAACAGCTTCAGCAGACCATCGAGTTCTTGGCGCAAAATAAAATCCTCTATAAAAATCCTCAGGGTCAAGGCTATCTGCCAACGAATCTCACGACGATCCCCATTCCCTACACGACAAATTTACGCCGAAACCTGCAGAAGAAATATTTACAACTGGCGTTGAATGCGGTCGAGGAAGTTCCCTTTGAAAAAAGAGACAACAGCACTTTGACCGTCGCTGTTCACTCTGATGACCTTCCTGCCATTCGCGATATCATTCGCGAAGCGCAAAATAAGATCAATAAGCTGTCCGAAAAGCGTAAAGATCAGGTCAACACCGTTTATAATTTTAGTTCCGCACTTTACCCTGTCATTGAGGAGTCTCATCGATGA